A region of the Colias croceus chromosome 28, ilColCroc2.1 genome:
TTTAAACTgcgataaattaataaatcaacCCGGTTTTACTGaagtaatactataaaattgaCGGtagtaacatattatattgcatAATGCATATATATACCCGTCAAGTAGATGCATCAAATCCATATTACAAGCttttaaattgtgtttttaaacgttttaatcggtaatgttaaaaaaatatcggaAATGAATTCAATAAATCATGTTCCTATacgaaatattgaaaaatgagGGTAGTTGGACAAAATTATCTCCTATCTACCCGCCGTTGATGCAAAAATTGATATTGTTTTCAAAcgtttattcatataataactatagtgaaaatacatacatacagaatTGAGggtatctataaaaaaaaagaatcacgtaaatcggttcagaaacctcggtgtaatcggtgtacatacataaaaataccggccgaatggataacctcctccttttttttgaagtcggttaaaaagtgaGATCTACCTGCCATTTTGTGACAGTAAATTTACGCAAAACTCTgttcttacttttttttttatttatttttattgacctTTTACATTATTAGAGTAACATTATGTCGCATGTAAATGTGagaaaattaacattattatatcattttcCTTCAATTTCCACATTTGCAGGTAGatcgtaaaaatatattaatcagATGAAAATGTATTCTACCTACAAAGTATTACGCTTTTGGAACTACCCTCATTTCTTACTAGTCCCAAACCCGACGCCTATCCATAAATTTAATCTTcccattttcataaaaatcaattaaaatttactaacgaacttacatttttaacataacTATGAACAAAAACTATTCTaacatgaatttaaaaatacccCCAATTTGACATctaaattacgaaaaaaaaacatcatgGCATGGATTTTACAAATACATGGTCGCGAAAAATGTCTGCGTACGCGCATAGCGATGTgcgaaaaataattttatcgatactttttcgtaaaaataaatatttttcaacaatCGTTCGGAAATGAAATAGCGCTAGGTCTAAAGTGTACGGTGAGCAaagaaattacaatttttctaaGTTTGAAGTTATTTCTTTGTTGACGGTACACATAACGTAcaatgtaatataaatttatcgtATTGTATTATGTAGAGTCGGCAAAGAAagttggattttttttttacatttaaaaaccgGTTGTTATATTTGAGATATTTGAAGTTATATCaaagttatttgtaaaaaaatttttcctacattaaagcagaaaacacAATTGCTAGTCAcaaacgtaaaaaaataaatacaaataacaatgaCGAAAAAGTTtctctaatattatattgaaattctTACATACATCGAATATAAAAACCAGTTTTTATATAGGTCCGAACGTAGTTTCCCCTTAtctatacataggtataacataaacaaacatacacacttGAAAATAGTAActtgcatttaaaatatttagattgTAAAACCTTTTTTTGTCGACCGTACATATTAGATGTCATTTATTATATGTGCCGCTAGTTGCATTCTTATTCGTTTAAGCTCTGAGTGAGATTGTGTCGTGCGTGGTTAAGCGACGGTAGGTAGGTTTTGTATTTGGATGGGTGACCGCTTTAATGCGCCGTGGCATAACGTTAACTATGATATTCTAAACGCTGAAAtcacatattaataaaaatatattgtgatagTGTTGTCGGTTAAAATGGGATTTTTTATACTTGTAATGATTCATGATACGAAATAACTTGacaaaaaatgataatactACTAACAAAAAGGAAGCTAGGTTTTATTTAGTAGCgtaaaaagacaaaaaaaatctatttgttCTTCTTCAAAAACGGCggtgtttaatattaaatgtatataactTGCCTTAAAATAGGTGAAATTACTTCTCTAAATTATTCACCagactatttattataaatatgacaTCTTAAAGCTTTATCACaaatgttaaaatacaaaattgtataaaaaatacgactTCTACGACTTAACCCtaatatttctaaaacaatttaataaaaagggGTTCGCGTTACCATGCTTTAGTGTAAACGGGATTACTTCAACGCGTGATCTTTCTTTATCAAAAAGGGGTCGAGTAAACGAACCTTATTGTACAAGGGCTCGCGTTAACGAACTTTATTGTAAAAGGGGTCAGGTGACCGAACACAATTGAATAAGGCGTTGCGTAATCAAACCATTTTGAGTCGCGTAAATTAAAGTTAGGTTGCGTAACCGTATGTTATTGTAAAAGGGGTCACGTAACCGAAGCTTATTGTTCAGGGGTCGCGTAACCGAATGTTTGTCTACAAGGGGTTGCGTTAGGGGTTCCAACCCCGGTGTTAGTCTATCACGCTTATTTCGTATCACACGGCGTCGGGAAAAAACTGTGCCTTTGCCAAATGAAAAGGTTATACGCATCGCATTGTATAATACTCGTAGTTGACTACACGCGGCTGTATTTGGACACACTCAGCGCACATGAGTGTCCGAAATGGACACACATTTTGACCATTTTACCATTCGATTGACCGGTTGAtatggttggtagtggccctgccttccagaggtcgtgggttcgattcccacccggggcaaatatttgtgtgatgaacgtttgctctgtgtctggctgttaattatctatataagtatgtatttataattatatatgtatgtttatcagccatctggtttccataacacaagcttAGTATgagatcagatcgtgccgtgtgtgaaaattgtcctggaatatttattatttacccaTTAGACAGCCCGTTTTTGCCACAAATAAGCAACGATACATGTAAATAGATTTCAGTCGAACTACAGCCGCGTTTAGTTttgttgtatataaataaggtctcaacgtaatctaagattgatttaaaatgcaaaaaagaaatagacacattacatttttatacatttaatcaTGATAGACAGAGATAGATATAGGTTTCACGTTTCGCGAATGGACTTCAACAATCTTAGATTAcgttatcattataatatgtacattattttatatttttcattacgcTGAGTCATCACTGACTAGAATGAAATTTGACCGTTGTCTCAAGTCTTCGTCTAAGAAATAGTTTTTTTGCAATGTGCTAGGTTTTTGTTGAACTTGcagttattaaaatgttagggATAAAGATGAGTTGAAATTCATCATTATAAATTGAGCAGTTTTGAAGGTATTCGTGCTTATGCAGTGTGAAATTGTCGTTTTTATACATGGTATAATATAAGACATTGGTTTAATAGCAAATGGGCTTTGGAATTGCGATAAAAAGAAAGAcacatcaaataaaaatattcgtttCTCACCATACATAAATATGGTTCATTTTTTGACAATATATTGAAGgtgttttgtttaattattgtttttttttcgtaatctTTTCACGGCTTCATTcgttgattttattaattacaaccAAAGTTCATTTGTTGTTAGCCAATGTCGAATGTTTGATATAAAAGTTAGTATAGGTGCGTTCTtaacccccccccccccccctttttaaaatttacttttttatcaaCTCCCTTTACGAGTTAGATGtaaaaaattcacaaaattCCTAagaattttagtaaaaataataatagatagcGACAGTtaaattttcctttttattattaaccatTTTGTTTAATTCCCCCATTAATAATGCTTTAATGTTGTTAACTAATTTCTTTTCTTTGTctatttctaattttattttgtaaacactGCAAATCGTTCCAAAatgatatcataatattaaaaactgttACTGTAAgttactgaaataaaataaataaataatttttgtaataaaaaatatttatttgtttattttttttttttaattgtataataggCGTTATTGTCATATTctaaaaatcatttttcaataaaaaaatatgaaaaattccATTTCATATAGCTGTCTCTGTCTACCAAAGTATAATCAGCATAAGAGTGAAAGAGACAGCGCTATAAACGATTTGCAGTGTGTCCAAAATAAACTCTGTAAGACAGATTTCAATATATATACGCGCGAGAatctcaattatttattttgctattATAGTTATTAGTTTTCCATTTTCAACtttatttcattgaattaGAAGTTGTTTTCgaaaaatacaacaataattttgattttaaattaagtcaccttttaaaaaaatagtgtgcgtgccgagcacacgtgtcagaagtgagacttctttggcaagatttaaagataccaagatcgtcgccttactccatcacgtgacggtattaccatgacgcgatcttgaaattttacactcaacgcgcctaaagaagtttcacttcaaaaatggtCGAAATTTACATTGATTTTTTGACTCTATGTTCATAATTATATGATCCAAAATTCAATGCTTATTATGAATTTGTCAAACGGCTAGTTGCGTGTGTGgatttttcttttctatttGCTTTTAGtattaatctttttattttatctttattcttcgtttacttaaaaatcttaattcatttcatttatcatttatCGATATTTCTTTCAATATGTAGTTAAAAAACCAATGATATagtcataataaaaaagatccttaccaaatatatataattttgtttactagatattaaaactataccagggttttctatattttaacacCCAGTTAgtctaataattttatatctattgaaATCTGTTTACGATTCCTTGTAACGTATTGTGTAATAAATCCTGTTTTTTTACCGTTAAAAATAACAGATACGTTCCAAGGaacgaaaaataatgttatataatttgtaatataaacAACGTTGCTTAATATCTAcgttatttgtgaattatgtCCGAAAATCggtgttttattgtaaaataatcatattctggtatttataataatattataatttataatcaccagaatataattattatatttgacatgtttgtataaattatgttgtaattttatttgaaacgaTTGGACAAATAATTGTACTTGAGGGGGCGTCCATAAATTACGTAAGGTGTATTCTTTTAATTGCTTGATTTTGCCGAAACCAACTCAAACTTAATATATGAGATTTGAAGTTTCCCCCTCTCCCTTAATCAACTCACGTAATTTATGGATGCCCTTACATGATGGGATTGTAATTCGACTGTATTGTTGTTTGAAGGGATTGTAAAAATTACGTTGTAATTTCGTTGATTGGTCGAAAGTTGTTTGGGATTGTATTGTTGGTTGATAAGCGATTGTATGCGTTATTTGAAATGATGGGATTGTAAAAATTACGTTGTAATTTTGTTTCTGTATTGTTGTGAATATTACAAGTTATATATTGATTGCATTTATTGTTCGCTTGTTGAGTGTGCTACTGTGTCAAATATCCTTaactgtatttaattaaaccgattaatattattatataattattaatgtacgatagttatgaataaaacgatttttaagtcaatttgtgttttatttattttatgataactCCCTATGTAGCTTGGTAGCTTGTTGAGGTTAATTCCTACACCattcatattaaataatacctatatactcTTTTTGGTTtatgagaataaaataaaaaagttgctCAAAATAAGTCAATGAAATTCATAATAAGTTAGttaaaagtacattttttttttttcaaattgacTTAGCATAAAGCCTATCTTACAAAAAGCAAATAATTTAGTACAAAATAACTCATACCTACTCCAATCAACGTTAGAGTATCCAACTatgtaaaacaaagtcgctttatctatccctatgtccctttgtatgcttaaatctttaaaactatgcaacggattttgatgcggtttttttaatagataaagtgattcaggaggaaggttttagtatataatttattaggttttagacaaagcgggcgacaccgcgggcggtaagctggtattttctaaaaaatatttacacagACAAATCTTTACATTCATTTCGACACAAATTTAGATCTTgtcttattaatatttaataaataacttttaaaaccGTTACAGTCGTTTAAAATCCTAATTAACTAATTGaagtaaaattactttttcagTAGGTTTCACTGCAAAAATTTTTCTTACTCCTAACAAAGTGTAAACTGTTGACTAATGACATAGAATACTTTTCGTGAATCATAACAATCTCAATAATATTTACCCAGTCAATATGTGACTAACAATTTCCAGTAAAAccatattatgaaaaattccATAAGATTTCTCTAAAATCacgttataataaaatatatgtgatTAATTTGGTTAAGCTATATGAATTTACTACCTATTTACTTATGTATTGaaggaatattatataactattaAATCTTAAACTATTCGTAAACTTTATAATGAAGACAGCGAACGCAAAAGCTGCTGAAATCAGTTTCAAATTCGCTCCAACCAATCTGAAATTCAAAGGGTACAAAAGgaaatacttacctacataGATTTATAAGTTGGTACACATTAAAAGCTAACATAACGCAACAACAAAGCTAATAGATATAGATGGTAttcgtataataattttatcttattcaATATCAGTGTGTTTCCttctaagtaggtatttatttatttatgtatattatataatatgtaattggtATGTatatctgtttattttatttatgtatatataggtatatatatatatttatatattgtgtatgtatatgtatagtatatgtgatattgtatatatagacatgtattatttaaggtggatacattattttttttttttgttttttttgctattaattattattttttctgttcTCGTCCCGCCAATAGTGATCATTTTGCTTGTTtaccttttaccgtggttgcctggaagagatcactattaagtgataaggccgccaaaatAGTTGTACTCTGTTCTATATGTAAGTAGTTCTAAGGTTTCCTATCTGTACAActattaaagagttaaataaataaataaaataaacgatatTATTTTGTCGTATTTATACTCGGCTTAATTGAACTTATACTTATGTTCAACttgctttccgcccgcagcttcacccgcgttttgaaagaaaaacccgcatagttcccgttcccgtgggatctccgggatgaaacctatcctatgtgttaatccaagttaccctctatatgtgcgctaaatttcattgtaatcggatcagtagtatttgcgtgaaagagtaacaaacacacacacacactcacacacacatccaaacacaaacttttataatattagtaggatatttaCCTACAATGAAAATCCTTTCCGGATTTACATGCACGTcactaaattaaattcaaactagaccaatatttgtaaaaaatatacgtaCCTAGATACcgataacaaaatttatacatacaatttatccttaccataataaaatatattacaataacaatatgAATACgcgtttaatttttacaacTGTACAAATAGGCGTCACTGAGTTTCTAGAAAACAatcgattttaatgaaattatctattttattgtttttgtttgttcgaCATTTGCAGTTTTCATTTGAAACCCGGGAAAGAAGTCGTGCTAAcatgttgcgaagttttatcGTAATAGCAGTTCTTGCTACGTGTTATGCTGGTAAGAGATGCagatgttttatttctatttcattGATCAATAAGcaaaaatatacctagttaCATAAGTCAGATTTCATGATTTTTCTGTTCTGTAGCTGAGATCGAACTCAGGTCAATCCAATCATCTGGCAATCTTACAGAAACTACAGACTAATTCtaatacttacctacctatttactCTTAAGATATAGTTAGGATATAAATGAGTGttttttgttacataatatgcTGAAAAAAAACCTCTACCCAAATACCTATGGcaaagtacctacatttacAATGCCTGGTTATAATTGTGCGtgtaaatttgataaaatgatCTGGCTTTTTTGTGTGTAAATAAACCTATTtctatattaggtatgtaatttcTTACAGGACCATCAAACATAGTGCGTCCATGTCACTACTCCCAAACGCACTGTCTACGCCAGAACTTGGCTGCTAACTCCAAATGTAACCCTAACGTCCGGGGTTCGATTCCCGCTGAATACACTATTCCAAGATTCGCTTTCGACACACCATACTTTAATGCGTCTTATGTTGATGTTAACTTGAAAATTCGCAACCACAATAATTGTAGGACATCGGagtttttgtaagtattttgaACAAACAggatgatattatattgttttaattaataataagaaatgaccAACGTTTTTTTGGGAAGTTTGTGCTAGATGCCAACTTTACTTCGTatcgataaaattatttatagtgaTTCTTGCACACAGTTCTTGCATATTGTACTTTTTGTAATGAAAgcatttttaagaatattcattaattttcacAAGCACTTAAATCACcatactttttataaattatataagtatgtacctatttctAGCTATAACCTCCAATCAGACACACTAGTGCTGGCCATCGACTGTCCCTTCCTGCAGTTCGAGTCAACGAGGACTCTAATCCAACATAATTCGTTACAAGAAGATACATCTTACAATTATGCTTATAAAGGAACCTACCGTAAGTAgaaaaactacaaaaaagtcattttttttaacatgtttTAAGCAGCAAGTAACTACTAAGCAAGTAATATAGTGGAAATAACTTCGTGGTGATCATTGGTTGCTAATAAAATCTACAGAACTATTATgacttaataaatatgtaaatgaaaataaaattagaaaatgtTAAACTGTCTATCCCCAGGCAATTACTAGATTATGCGAATTCAGATTATTTCAAAATCTGAATTCCGGTAGTGTGCGGTCATTCCTAATCTTAATTCAATGTGTGGGAGTTTCAGCTCGACAAATTATGTCAAATGGAATCGAAGCCAGAATGCCTCTCTGAATTTAGGATCTTATTTGTGTTTTCTCTAATTTTAGCCATGATCCGTGTAACGATGAACATTCCCCGCGCCAACGCTATGGATGCATGCTCAGCGTATGCCTTCGCGGACGTCACAGCGCTAcctatttttgaaataaacccTAATGGTaagtttttgtatgaaaagtAGCACCTTAAATTGTCGTacgaaagaaaataaaacaatcgaCTTTAATTTTTCTGTTTTTGATGAAATTCTTTTTGCTTGTACAAATGGTCACATTTTAAGTCGAGgtagatttatataaaattatattaacccattgagccccgagcggcccgatcggtccacgatagctacaatagattttctattgtgtctgtgattctggggcctgagttattaatggGAATGATAGGTGAAGAATGTAAGAGGTACCTAGAACTAAGGACATAGTGATAAGTTTAGaattaagtttaatataatatgtatggtTTGGCGTAtgccgtaaataaataaataaattaataattctttaCTCTTTACTCTTCCAGATGTTCAAACAGCTAACTTCTTATCAAGAGACTACACGTTACTGAATATTTTCGAAAGAGAAACTTTCTACTTCAGAGCGAAGCAACTTATGCTGTTGTATATCAATTCCCTTATTTGTGACTTTGGATgcaatttttaagttttttaaattctatatGTCCAGCCTTATTTGACGattgattgtatttttattacccttctaaattcaaatttaaaatgtgtatttGTTAATGCCATCATGTAATTTTTAGgcataaaataatcaaaatttttggcagtgttttaattaggtatgtaaaatgtatagaaaaataaagtgtatttTGATACAATTGTCTTTTTTTTCCCTGTGTTTcacatgtttattttcatacatatttttaaggataaataaaataaaactccaGAGCATTGATTtcatcaatttattataaaattcatcACAATATTAAGAACACTATGCGTATGGGACTGACAAGGCAAAGCTATTACAGCAATACTTtagatatgaaaaaataactattttacaataataatatggcAACATCGTTTCAGATGTGTCAAATACAAAAACATGTAATACAAAgatttaaaacacaatacaattttgtatTGGCAAACAATTTCAACAACAATATcaagtattttatactttacgttcaaaataacacaaaaattgtACTTTTGTATTGAATacgtatttcatttaattattttgtaaagtatGACACATCTGAGATAATcacacaatattttctattaatacaatttacttCATGagttactttatttttacacacgcgagttaaaaaacaatgattcTATACACTTCATatgatatttcttttatataatttgcaatatAATATCTGATATAATCTGCAAGGCGTGCCACAGCCGCAAACATTTACCTCATACTAGAGCGTATATTACTGTACAAAAATTGATGGAATCGAACAGGAAGTGAGAGCTTGGATATCTGACAAACTTCTGTTTTACAGAATTTTACATACCTCCCTTCCCAGAACTCATGCTAAATGTTTAAggatagatatttaaataatttttattttaaattaatttgaagcACTTTGACAAAATAGGAGGAAATACTGATGTCGTGTTacaattttcaaacattttccTTAAGATTgcgtatataattattaacaggatactcaaaattaacatttaaacttAAGAAgcgaaacaaataataatcagctATAAGAATACCCAaacgatatattataataaacagttGTTCAAACATTGTAAAGTCATATATTtgacaaaaattatttgaacaatactcacacaaaataaatagacaACTTAGAAGCATCTTCTATGTTATAAGTTTAATTGTCTGTTAAAATCACGTTTTTATAGACTTTTTATGGTATCTACACTagtgataatttttacaaagaGCCATGTACCtacgatttaaaaaaactattgatttaagtgaaaattatttttttcagtatataaactttatatattagttacaataagtaataaagtataatgtattatgtaatctTAATTACTAAAATGACTACATCCTTAAACATTTAGCATGAGCTCGTCTTAAATCAAAAGCGCAaacattttattgt
Encoded here:
- the LOC123703925 gene encoding fibrohexamerin-like — its product is MLRSFIVIAVLATCYAGPSNIVRPCHYSQTHCLRQNLAANSKCNPNVRGSIPAEYTIPRFAFDTPYFNASYVDVNLKIRNHNNCRTSEFFYNLQSDTLVLAIDCPFLQFESTRTLIQHNSLQEDTSYNYAYKGTYPMIRVTMNIPRANAMDACSAYAFADVTALPIFEINPNDVQTANFLSRDYTLLNIFERETFYFRAKQLMLLYINSLICDFGCNF